A region of the Bacillus solimangrovi genome:
GCATCAGGTTGTACGGTAGTATTGAAACCCTCTGAAGAAACTCCGTTCACAGCTTTGAAGTTAGTTCAATTAGCAGAAGAAGCTGGCTTTCCAAAAGGAGTAATTAATGTTGTGTCAGGTAATGCTAAACAGATTGGTGAAGTGTGGCTAAGTGATCCGAAAGTAAGAAAGTTAACTTTCACTGGCTCTACACCGGTTGGTAAGCTGTTAATGAAAAAAGCTGCTGATACAATGAAGAAAGTATCATTAGAATTAGGAGGACATGCACCATTTATCGTCACAAAGGATGCGGATCTTGATAAAGCGGTTGAAGGTGCTATTCATTCAAAATTCCGCAATGCTGGTCAGGCATGTGTTGCAACAAATCGTTTTTATATACATGAAGAAATTGTAGAATCATTTACAGCTAAGTTAGTCGAACGAACTTCGCAGCTCTCGATTGGTAACGGGTTAATAGATAACGTTGATATCGGACCGTTAATTAATGAAAAAGCGATTAGTAAAGTACTAAATCACATAGAAGATGCTGTAAAAAAAGGAGCTTCTATTTTAACAGGTGGTAAACGAATCATGCAGCAGGAAGGATACTTTCTACAGCCTACTGTAATAGGTAATGTTACGGATGAAATGATTTGTATGCAGGAGGAAACATTCGGGCCTTTGTCGCCTATTACGACTTTCAAAACAATTGAAGAAGTGATCAATAGGGCAAATCATAGTCCTTATGGTCTTGCTGCTTATGTATTTACAGAAAAAATGAATGAAGCTGTATTGTTTATGAATCGTTTAGAATATGGTGTAATTGGTGTGAACGATGGTGCACCTTCAACTGCTCAAGCTCCCTTTGGTGGTTATAAAGAAAGTGGTATCGGTAGAGAAGGTGGTTATTACGGTATGGAGGAGTATCTAGAACAGAAGTATATATCAATAGGTTCCTAAACAATCTCATTATTTCCTAGGTTATAAATAAAAAACAGGTTCAGACTAATTCTCTGAACCTGTTTTTATTTATACAAGAATGACCACAAATAATCATAATCTCAAAATAACACTATCTTCTTTCGTATTACGACTTTTTTGTAACTGATAATAGTCGAGCAAGGTTTTTTGTTTCATGATAAAGAAGCTCTTCTGCTTGATTGAAGCATTGCTCTAAAGTCATAGGGCCAATTGTGATTGTGTGACAGCTTGTGAAGTAATGGAATAGTTGCTCATATCCATCTCCTAAACTACCTGATACAAGTGAAATCGGTGTATGTTCTTGTTTTGCCAATTTAGCAATATAATAGGGAAGTTTCCCGTATAATGTTTGACGATCACTTTGTCCTTCACCAGTTAGTATCCAATCAGCCTTTTTTATAGCGGGTATTAAATTTACTTCTTTTGCTACAAGTTCTGCTCCAGATGTTATGATTCCATTAAGGTGTAGAAAAGCAAAGCCAAGTCCACCAGCAGCTCCAGCACCTTTGTGATCTTTGACATCTTTACCTGTCGCACTTTCAACAAGATTACTAAATGATAATAATTGCTGATCAAGTTGAATGATTTGTTCTTTCGTTGCACCTTTTTGGCGACCAAAAGTAAACGATGCACCATTCTCACCACAAAGGGGATTGTTAACATCAGAAGCTATTTTAAATGTACATTCA
Encoded here:
- a CDS encoding NAD-dependent succinate-semialdehyde dehydrogenase; this encodes MFINQNYINGEWIHVNEQISVYNPATKELIGTVPNSGAKEATLAVEAATVAFISWSKRTADDRSRLLYKWHHLIEKNKNELAHIMTVEQGKPLKEALAEIEYANQYVLWYAEEAKRNYGDTIPSSSPNKQIIVKKEPVGVVAAITPWNFPAAMITRKLAPAVASGCTVVLKPSEETPFTALKLVQLAEEAGFPKGVINVVSGNAKQIGEVWLSDPKVRKLTFTGSTPVGKLLMKKAADTMKKVSLELGGHAPFIVTKDADLDKAVEGAIHSKFRNAGQACVATNRFYIHEEIVESFTAKLVERTSQLSIGNGLIDNVDIGPLINEKAISKVLNHIEDAVKKGASILTGGKRIMQQEGYFLQPTVIGNVTDEMICMQEETFGPLSPITTFKTIEEVINRANHSPYGLAAYVFTEKMNEAVLFMNRLEYGVIGVNDGAPSTAQAPFGGYKESGIGREGGYYGMEEYLEQKYISIGS